In Erigeron canadensis isolate Cc75 chromosome 6, C_canadensis_v1, whole genome shotgun sequence, the following are encoded in one genomic region:
- the LOC122604446 gene encoding probable glycosyltransferase At5g03795: MACLTASAQMFNGERDTFSVASTATTTAGITHSIFVLYSLSRRRVSDSLRSMFYIPTALALTTSLFILFYISSTSNLLNTYHHHFVQDPNGILKKIQNLSSPIGSQSLSQPGLEFDSTVSNLGALDDHRRSTENESVFHDQLIFMENYIKMNKSFKIFMYPHDKNDPFANIVLPVEFEPEGNYASESFFKKSLNNSHFLTDDPSKADLFYLPFSIARLRHDPRVGIEGMQDFIKDYIFNVSHDYPYWNRTGGADHFYVACHSIGRVAINKAEEIKLNAIQVVCSSSYFASAYVPHKDVSLPQIWPRAPEAFPNVTSSKRNKLAFFAGAINSPVRQKLVDTWHNDANISVHSGRLHTPYEKALQDSKYCLHVKGFEVNTARIGDALYHGCVLVIIANHYDLPFADILNWKSFSIVATLDIPLLQRILADISSDEYAKLQHNVLEVRKHFRWYVNPVDYDAFYMVMYELWLRRSSIRVPLS, encoded by the exons GCGAACGTGACACATTTTCAGTAGcctccaccgccaccaccaccgccggaATTACACATTCAATTTTCGTACTATACTCACTGTCCCGTCGGCGAGTCTCGGATTCACTAAGAAGCATGTTCTACATACCCACAGCATTAGCTCTCACTACTTCActctttattttgttttatatttcctcAACTTCTAATCTTCTCAATACctatcatcatcattttgttCAAGACCCTAATGGGATTCTGAAAAAGATTCAAAATTTAAGTAGCCCAATTGGAAGTCAAAGTCTAAGTCAACCTGGTCTTGAATTTGACTCTACGGTGTCAAATTTAGGGGCTCTGGATGATCATA GGAGAAGTACTGAAAATGAGAGTGTATTTCATGATCAGCTCATCTTCATGGAAAACTATATCAAAATGAACAAAAGTTTCAAGATTTTCATGTACCCGCACGACAAAAATGACCCTTTTGCGAATATTGTACTGCCAGTGGAATTTGAACCCGAGGGAAACTATGCTAGTGAAAGCTTTTTCAAGAAATCGCTCAACAATAGTCATTTTTTAACTGATGATCCCTCAAAAGCAGATCTTTTCTATCTACCCTTTTCGATTGCAAGATTGAGACATGATCCAAGGGTGGGAATTGAGGGTATGCAAGATTTTATCAAAGATTACATTTTTAATGTTAGTCATGATTATCCATACTGGAATCGCACTGGTGGCGCCGACCATTTCTATGTTGCTTGTCATTCAATCGGACGGGTCGCCATTAATAAAGCAGAGGAGATCAAACTTAATGCCATTCAAGTTGTGTGCTCTTCAAGCTATTTTGCGTCTGCTTATGTTCCTCATAAAGATGTATCCTTACCTCAAATTTGGCCTCGAGCACCAGAAGCTTTCCCAAATGTTACATCATCCAAAAG GAACAAGCTAGCTTTTTTTGCCGGCGCTATTAACTCCCCTGTTCGCCAAAAGCTTGTTGATACGTGGCATAATGACGCTAACATTTCTGTGCACTCAGGTCGCCTACACACGCCCTATGAAAAAGCACTTCAAGACAGCAAATATTGTCTTCATGTCAAAGGTTTTGAGGTAAACACAGCTCGTATTGGTGATGCATTGTATCATGGTTGTGTCCTTGTGATCATTGCAAACCATTATGATCTTCCGTTTGCAGACATTCTAAACTGGAAAAGCTTTTCAATCGTTGCCACATTAGACATCCCACTTTTACAAAGGATCCTTGCAGATATAAGCTCTGATGAGTATGCTAAATTGCAGCACAATGTGCTTGAGGTTAGAAAACATTTCCGTTGGTATGTTAATCCTGTTGATTATGATGCTTTTTACATGGTTATGTATGAATTATGGCTTCGTAGAAGTTCCATTAGGGTTCCATTGAGTTAG
- the LOC122604450 gene encoding uncharacterized protein LOC122604450 — protein sequence MPWMRCDAMIIGWLTTAMDKNIRGSVKYANSSAEIWSDLKERFGKESTPRAYELKQLLSNTHQDRLLISSYYTKLRGIWDEIQSVLPIPQCTCGNCSCEIGKRLSSFQEKERLYEFLMGLDADFSAIRTHVLSIKLTPTLGEAYRLASEEEQQRQITMTKRAQVEPAAFKTQGWREGSFNFQRSYEGSSRRNTEEKTDICSECGKEGHKREDCFRVIRYLEWWPGKVKTEKFKAKVAHVETESVLAWLSDAQYQMLMKHFTDNEQKKEGDILRKANMAGKLDKIDDWIMDSGSTDYVVHKLEFLESGGGTTQETPIMIPNGFNVPVKGKGSCILNDGSKTNEVLYIPDFNCNLLSVSKLSKELQCVVSFFSDFFVMQDLHSKKFIGTGECIKVFIGWGW from the coding sequence ATGCCATGGATGCGTTGTGATGCCATGATCATTGGATGGTTAACAACCGCCATGGATAAAAACATTAGGGGAAGCGTGAAGTATGCTAACTCATCCGCTGAAATATGGAGTGATTTGAAGGAAAGGTTCGGGAAGGAAAGTACACCACGAGCCTATGAATTGAAACAATTGCTTTCAAATACTCATCAGGATAGGCTGTTGATTTCATCTTATTATACAAAACTTCGAGGTATATGGGATGAGATACAATCTGTCCTACCAATTCCCCAATGCACATGTGGGAATTGTTCTTGTGAAATTGGAAAAAGGTTGTCTAGTTTTCAAGAAAAGGAGCGGTTGTATGAGTTTTTAATGGGACTCGATGCAGATTTTTCAGCGATAAGAACTCATGTTCTTTCAATAAAACTGACACCTACACTTGGAGAAGCATACCGTCTTGCTTCCGAAGAAGAACAACAGAGGCAGATTACAATGACTAAACGAGCACAGGTGGAGCCAGCAGCGTTTAAAACTCAAGGATGGCGTGAAGGTTCATTCAATTTTCAACGGAGTTATGAAGGAAGTTCAAGGCGAAACACGGAAGAAAAAACTGATATTTGTAGCGAATGTGGGAAAGAAGGTCATAAACGAGAGGATTGTTTCAGGGTAATTAGGTATCTTGAGTGGTGGCCGGGCAAAGTAAAGACTGAGAAATTTAAAGCAAAGGTTGCACATGTGGAGACTGAATCTGTTTTGGCCTGGCTTTCGGATGCACAGTACCAAATGCTCATGAAGCACTTTACTGACAACGAACAGAAGAAAGAAGGTGACATTCTTCGAAAAGCAAACATGGCTGGTAAGCTTGATAAAATTGATGATTGGATCATGGATTCAGGTTCCACTGATTATGTAGTTCATAAATTAGAATTCCTTGAAAGTGGTGGTGGTACTACACAAGAAACACCCATTATGATTCCTAATGGGTTTAATGTACCTGTAAAGGGTAAAGGGAGCTGCATTTTAAATGATGGAAGCAAAACTAATGAAGTCCTTTATATTCCTGATTTTAATTGCAATTTACTTTCAGTTAGTAAACTATCGAAGGAATTACAATGTGTAGTAAGCTTCTTTTCGGATTTTTTTGTAATGCAGGACTTACACTCGAAGAAGTTCATAGGCACGGGTGAATGCATAAAGGTCTTTATCGGATGGGGATGGTAG